Within the Nasonia vitripennis strain AsymCx chromosome 3 unlocalized genomic scaffold, Nvit_psr_1.1 chr3_random0005, whole genome shotgun sequence genome, the region GAGCAAAGGCCTACTGGCCTGGCGACCGCGGCACGTGGGAGACCAGTCGGCTTACAAAACACGAGAATTCGCCGCTGCCCGGCACACGCAGACACGCCGCAGCACCATGCATTCTATCGCTCGTACAGGGGCGGGAGAGAGCCGCTGCCACCGCGGCGCAATGTAGGCAAGTGTACATAACGCGGGAGCGGCAGCCGCAGCGCAGAAGCCCTGCCCAGACGAGTTCGCCTACGCGCGCGTGCCGCTTTTTCCCTTTCTCGATTATGTCTGCGATTATTCGCGCGTGCCGAGCAGCCGGGGCAAATACTTCCTCTCGCGGCGCGTGCAGTCACTGGATAAGAGGCCGCGAGTGGAAGAATATCGAATGTCGGAGTCGCTCGCGAGGACGCCAGATACTCGCTGTGCGCGAATATAAAACGAACGCGAGCGCGTATACCGTAAGAGATCGCATCGGCTGGAGTAGTCCGAGGAGGATCGATTAACGAGGTATTCAGGTCGTCAAGGATCGGCGGCCTTGAACCTGAGGCGCTCGTATACAGGAAGCATAAGCTGGATCGAATATCGGCGGGCCCGCGGAAAAAGAGCCGCGCCGACTAATTACCGATTTGAAAATCGGCCGCTGCCGTGAGAACTGCCGCGGTTGCCTGGCATTCTGCGAAACTCCCACCGCGAGAGCGGTGCCGCGGCGGAGGAGGCTTGTTTATTCGAGGGCCAAATAAGGATGCGCTCCGGCGAGAGCCTTTCCTCGACGCTTTTTCGCACCTGACACACGAGTAGAGCGGACATCGAGCATAGCTCCTCCGACGCAATCGAGACGCCACTTCAGAAGCGTTCAATGTTTTCCTGGACGTTATTGTTATATGAGCGATACTCGAAATAGCAATGAATCAGCAATGAACGCGCGCCGGAGTATTGAAGGGCTGTCacaatgagagagagagagagagagagagagagagagagagagagagagagaaagagagagagagagcgggcaCTGGTGATTCTCGAGAAATCACGCACCGGAGAAAATATGCTCCGGTGACGTCAGCGCCGACGAGGCATTCGGCTGATGGAAAACGGACGCTCCTCAGCAGGACTGCTGACGAGTTACGCTCGAGGACGAGCCGCTGCATGCCGCATCTTCTTTCGGCCACGTTCTGCCCATGCATTAAGAGTATACGCGCATATTACGCATCGGCGTGTTAATTGCTCGTGTTAACTCTCGCATATTCAAGGTATCCAAAGCCCCAAGTTTTACGGAAAAATGCCTAGGCGCATTCTTTCTCTAATTGACGCCGCGCGCCCTAGCGCAGGCAGACGGACACAAAAAACTCATTGTTTGAAACGATCAGCTTAAACGCGCATCGATAATCTCAGTGGTAACGCGACGTCGAGTGGACTTTCTGCCTGAGTGCGCACGACGCGACAAATAAAATTGCAGGTTGTAAGCGTTTCGTTGTGAGCAACATTCCAACTGCTCTCAGTAAATAGTGAATGGAAGAGAACGCTCGCGCAATCGGCTCCGCAATTGTGATGCGAATTAGTAATGGAATCGCGTAAATCGAACGAGCCGCGACTGGTTGTGCCAAAAATAGCGCTTACTCGTTCGCGCAGAAGGTAGaaatacaaaaacaaaatctAGATGGCTTGACTCATTCGTTGCTTCGTTCGTTCTCCGgggaataaattaaattgataCCCACGTAGCGACCATAATTATGTACATGCACGAGTAAACGCGATCCGGTCAAAAGTGTGCAGAGCTTTATTTGCGTCGGCGGATTGCCGCTATTCGCTTCGGTCGCCGAGCGGTTAGTACTTAGGTGTAATAAGCCGCGGCTTAACTGACTCATCGCGGTCTGCGCTGCTCCTAATTCGGCCGATCCTACCGCAGGAGccctcgactctctctctctctctctctctctctctctctctctctctctctctctcggcactTCTCGGAAATGGAAAACAGCTCGTCGCGCGCGGACAGCCTTGCGAAGACTATCGGCAGTTTTACGAGTCTCCGCGCGGAGGATTGCTAAACCAGGCTACGACATCCTGCCAAATCGAGAGACTCGTCGCGGCTCTCCTGCAGCAGAAGGCCGTGTACGACTTGTTGTTGTGTCGCCTTGCGCAATAGGCCAGCGcataaatacttttaaaatactttctttTTCAGCGAGAGTCGACTCTTCAACTTTCTTCCGCGAGTCAGCTCCCCTGCTACTCCCCATCTCGGCGGCATTCGTCGACGCGACTTATCGCGCTTCTTATTCGCGAAGGTATACAAGAGAGCGCGGGAGCGGGTGCCGCAGTACGGGAATCAATAGTCATCAACGCGTATATCGCGAGCAGCAGAGCGAGCCGAGCGAAGCGCGTGCCAGGCCGATTGGACAGATAGGCGTCAGCTAGGGCCTGTGGCAGTGTGCAAGTCGCGAATCTATCTGAACGTTTCGCGCCGGGAAACGAGGCCGAACGTGACGAGGAGATGGAGCAGCGCGCGAGAAAGCCCTTCCCGTAGCTATACATGCCATTCCGATTCCGGGACGCCACGGGATGCAACGACGATCGGCTGCCTCGAATCCAGTTGTGCTCTCTCGCACGGAAAAAGTTCGCTCCGCGTGAAAAAGCCTATATATCTGTCCATGATTACGCTTGTACGCTGGAGTTTATTACAGCAAACTCTGCGTCAGTTAACTGACGTATCAATCCGCCCGCTGTGCACGCCCCTGACCTCGAAGGCTTTTCGTGTGAGAGTTGCCCGCGCGAAAACGGCAGCAAAACTCTGCGCGCCGCGTTGCCGAAATTTCGTTTCGAATCGTATGCGCTCGTGAATCGCAAATCGTCGTAGAATCAGCTTATACGTATATGTTAGGAAGCAGTGATACATAAGTAAGTGAGTCatacatgtatatgtatatagggaTATTCAGCATCCACCAATGGAGTGAAATTCAAAGATGCGCGCTTTCAGAAGAGTGCAGTGCCTTCTACAGCTGTGCTTGTTTCGGCGATTTCGTTCACGAATGAAAAGTAAATGTTCCGCAAAACACGCGAGCATGACGATCCCACGTTTATTGCAATATCATCATATTTCTCATTTACGGCGAATCCTACGAAATTATCAATGCAGTACTTTAAGACTGGCACATTCGCGTAATTCATCTCGCAATGATTTGTCTGGGTGCACGCTGCAGCCCGTTCCGCAGGGAAGCGACAAATTTCGCGGGAAGGCGAAGCGGCGAGACGAACAGTGGTCACACTGttgagtcgagagagagagagagagagagagagagagagagagagagagagagagagagagagagagagggagagagagagccgtctGCTATCGGCCGGGATCtgcagccgccgccgtcgaCGTGCACAGTGCTGCGCAGTAAGTACTGCACAcgtgcacgcgcgcggcggcgagagCGGATAACATAATCGAGCTCGGCGTCACCTACCTACATCGCGCGCCGACGCGTATGCAGCGTTATACATAGAACTGTCAGCCCCGAGTCGAGAGCGCGCGATTGCGAAAGGAATAGAAGCCGAGGTAAAAAAAAGACCAAGCGCTCGGCTGCAGGCATTCGCATGCCGTGGCTGCCGCCGTCTGTATAGGCGGCCATTAGGCGATAGCTTTCTTGGCGCTGCAGCCGCTATCGAAACAGCGTCCTCACATTCGCGGACAAGCTTGCCCGCGCTTCGGTCGGATTCGCGAGGGAGCGATCGATGGTCAAGATAACAGGCCAATCACCaacgagaggagagaaagagtcgaGACATGTATCAGGTGAGGCTCGATTTTGACGAGGCGCCCGATCGAGAAACTCTTGATCGCGTTGCACGCACGTGCGCCGTCACAAGGAGGGGCTAATTTCATTAGCGATCGGCCTGCTTCGGTGCGCGCATTGTACGCGTGTACGCATCGCGGAGCCGCTTCGTACCGACAACGCGGAGCTTTTCCTCTCGTTCCTCGATCATTCGATTATGCAGATCGCGACAATATTCGCGAGGCAAAGACTCCGCCACGTCTTATCTATCGCTCGCGTTTTTCTTTGATGGCTTTTACACAATGAAAATTACTCGATCTACGCGGGCTGACATTATGCTATAAAAAGTAAAGCTAAGAGCAAGCAGGACACAACAAGCACGGGTACGCGCACCGATATATAGCTAGCTGTAATGGGCGATAAGAGCGCTAAAGTGCACCTGGTGCGATAAGAGGCGAATCGCCGAGAGagctgagaaagagagacaacGCCAGCGCGCTGTATACGACAAGCGTCGACTCGGCCGATGACTAATACTAAGTCGATGACATCATGGAGTTTATGTCAAGGCGGTTATTGGACGGGCTGCAAGAATGCTCGCTCGGTTCTTAGGAAACTCCTTGACAGCCAAAAGCAATCAGGAGCGAAGAAAGCTCCTTGGGTAATTATTATGAGGCTCATCGCTGCATAGACTCGAGAGAAGCTTCTGCCGCGCCTTGTTTGCCTCGATGCAAGTATATATTTACCGGTAGCAAGGCCAGATAAGAGCAGTTTGCGATTCGTGCGACAACGACGCCGATTCACTTTTCGACCACACGCTCAGCGCGAAAGCGTTTCGACGCATTTTCGCTGCGCCTGCGCGAGCTCTCGTCACTTTGATCTAACCTCGAAAGTTTcgtcgaaagagagagagagagagagagagagagagagagagagctttacGTAACACGACCTTCGATAAATCGCAACAGAAGACGTCCAATCGAAAGGTATAGATAaaaatatcgttgatcagctGTATGCAGGCTTCGACCGAAGAATCTGATTCACAGCCGTGCCCGCGCGGGAACCGTCGGTGGCGAGACAACGAGAGGTGCAAACGAACATTGCGGCGCGACAAACTCGCGGCAAGAAGTGCGCACTACACATTTTCCTCGCGTCCATTATCGCGCGTTTCGAAGAAAAACCGATTCTCGGTGCGGTGATTGCGCGCCGATGCGAGGCACGTGTGTGTAATGCACCATTGCGAGCTTGGcctttaaaatttaaaagcatTCGCCTTGTAGCTGTACTGCCTCGGGCCGTAGGGAGGGAGAGCGTCGctcgcggctgcagcagcagcagcagcagtagcgcgaGCAAAGGGTcgcagcgagcgagagagagagagagagagagagagagagagagagagaaagagagagagagagagagagaaagagagagagagagagagagcgaatgaGCGGCCATTATTGTTTGCACCGTGCTTGGGATTCCGCTGCGCGAACTTCGCACGTGATGGGTACTTTCGAGCGGGCAAGCGCGCGTGTCAAGGACCTCTGCGCGGAGCACGGCACCCTGCGCTACTCCCACGGCTCGCCTATGCGAAATACACGTGCGCTGTAGTCAAGGTCTCTCGCGTCGAAATTTCAGCCCGGCCTGCCGCTGCTGATTCACGAGTTTCTCCTGTTTGCGCGCTAATAGCTCCCTGGGACCATGAATCACACTCGTTGCTGCATTCGTATACGGCGCTGATGTGCCGTCGAGCCACGtggcgtcgcgcgcgcggattaaGGGTCAACGAATAGCCGCTCGGCGTGTAGCTACATGCCGTTTCTCGCGGAGACGCGTCTGAAACGGACCTGCcggattaaaaataaagccgACAGCGCGCGCCTCtgcataaacaaaaaaattcacttCATTCACTCGTCCGATCGTCGATGCGCACTCCTCGCGTACACTTGCGTGCGGCATTGCGCGAGCAACCGAGAGCCTCTTGGTATCCGGTTATTTGCACAACTGCgcggcgtgtgtgtgtgcgtgtgtgtgtcgctGTGGAGTGTCGTTAACCTAGGGCTCTCCTGTGAGTTTTGCAtcgatgctctctctctctctctctctctctctctctctctctctctctctctctctctctctctctctctctctctcttctcgcctCCCCGGCGCTGCGGCGTCGAGCGTTAAGCGTTTTCTATAAATAAGAGTCGCGCTCGGCGAATAGCTCGTCCCCGGTGTGCGCATTCTGCCTTGATGCCATGACCTACGgcacagagagcgagcgatCGAAGGAGGTGTACATAGAGCGGATTCCGGAGCACCGGCGCTCCGCTCCGAGAGAAAAGTACTTGCGCATGGAAATGAAGGGAAAAGCCCCGAGAGCGCGCGCCGGGGAGCGACAGAATGCGAAAGGAGGAGAGGGAGTCACGATAAGCATAAGAAGTAAGGAATTTAGCGGCGGTGGCGGGATGTACAGCTAGGAAGCGAGAGGAGCAGTACTCGTCGCGGGATCTATCCGTAATTTATCGATTTACCGTTAACCCAGCGACGCCGGAGGATGCACACAGTCGGCTTATTCGCGGCGCGCAGCGCTCGGAGCGacccgagagagagggagagacgatGCAAGTGTTTGGCAATAAGCGTTGCCCGCTCGGCCGGAAAAGCTAAAAACTCACACAGGAGAGCGCGCGTAGGCCTGCTATGAGAGTCGGCGTAGGTGTGCGCGCGGCGTACGCTGGCGAGtggcgtgagagagagagagagagagagagagagagagagcgtgtatGTACCTGCGGTGGCTAGTGGCCTGGCGAACCCGCGCAGGtgcgtcgctgctgctggacTGATGCTGGGCTCTCTGGCGTGCGCAGCCTCGGTCCTCTCCTCGGTAACGTGCAGTCGGCAGGGCtcacgacgacggcggcgatGACAATAACAACGACGGGAACACAAGCAATCACGGGAAGAGCCAGCCCGCATACTTGCGCGGGCtcctcggcggcggcgagtcACTGACAGCAGGCCGGCATCGCCAGCGGCGGCTGCTCGTCATCCCACACTCGCGCGGCACGACCCGAGCATATGTctcggcggcggtggcggcagcAGCTTCGACGACGGTCCGGAGCAGGCGACTCCACGCGGCCGTGAGCGGCGGTGCAACAACAGCGGCGACGGAGAGAAGGAAGCGGAGAGAAGGAGGCGGTGAGAGGGACGCCTCTCGGAGGAGCGAGAcagtgagagaaagagtagagtagagtagagagaaagagagagcgcgcggcaCGTCGCCTCGGCGCAGACTGCGGCCCTGGACAACACTGCCGCCCACCCAGCTGGCGCCACTCCGGTCTCCTCGATCGCCTGCTCGCAGCGCCTCGGAGACTAGAGGGAGCCACCGGGCGCCGAGCGATCGCCGGCTACCCGACCTCCTCCGCATAAGCGCAGGTCGACACGCGTGCAGGCGCTGCGGGAACCGACCGGATTCCCGCGTTTGCTGCTCTCCTCATCTCATCTCGCTCGGCCATCCGCTCAGTGCTAATCTCAAGTCTAATCTCAATAGTAGCCGCAGTGCGTAATTCCGATAAAGGAATAAACGCGCCGATGGCGTAACACCGCCTCGAACCTCGGGGATTGGCACTCGAACGATCGATCGACGATAAGCAGGCAGTGGTATTTTATCGGCGAGTCTTATCAATTTTCTTCGAACGTTTTTGTTTATCGTCTCTAATATTAGCGCTCGATCGATAATTTCTTCTCAAgtatatatttgaaaatacaaTCGTCCATTTTCGCGTTCTCCAATCGCGGAGAAAATCACCTCGCGCACACTATGATCGCACGAACCGACCTACGTACGCGTGTCTTGAaagcaattatttttatgtaatacCGAGCAAAGGCAACGACGTAACTCACCCGGATGTCTCACGCAAATCATTTTGCCTCGCATTTTGCGCAGACGTCCATCAAGAAGGTTGCGAGAAAAGCACATGATTTATCGATCATTGCTTTCGGCGGCCAACACGGAGAGCGCAAAAACCGAAACTCTGCCTGCAGCTGGCCGCGGATGAAAGGGGCCTCTGTTTGCGCGCGAATTTAACGCGATTCAACGCAATTATACGCGAGCCAATCTTTGACAGATCTGCGAGGGCCGATATGCCGCTGCGGATCAAGGAACTCATTGCGGACTCGCCTCGCTGGAAGCGATCCAGAATGCCATTCCCTCCATGccaaaatcattaattttatcGCGAGAGCGACGCGACTGAGCCGTCTCGTAAATTCGGCGAGAGGCAAGAAAGGCAAGAAAGGTAATCAGTCCTATCTCGAGGCCTCGTGGATGCGTTGCAATGTCTGCAGTGGTGGCAAACTCGAGCGTTCCGAAACTTATTCATTTCCCCGAGACTGACAGCTAAATAACCCCAGAAGCCTTACCAATACAGCCGCGCCTCGCCACATACGAAATCTTTAATATCTGCTTCGAGATAATCTGCTTGGCGCTGAATTATTCCAAGGATCGGCTAAATACCAGTAACGCATTTTCAGTACTTTGTTTGATTTCAGTCACTCTTGATCGCCCAACTTTAAACGCAAATTCACCAATATGTTGGTATGGAGATAAAGTAATAtttgaaatgtaaaaatgtttgattgaaatgtttgaaaatgcttgatttggtcaaaaattacgcacaattgaaaatgcggaaaaatcatgaaaaaagatacaaatttcttgactgaaaaatcctgcaattttcatgatttttccgcattttcaattgtgcgtaacttttgaccaaatcaagcattttcaacacattttttaattgaagctCTTTTTCCCTGCTCTCACTCGACCGtgatacattttctgtttgtgcccttATCCTTTGGATACATGCCGTTGAACAATGcctatttttcgacgaatttgaagggcctatgaaacagtgtcacaaggcactttttcgacGTTGGAACGTAGTTTTGcatggttctaaacatgtacaataagaaaaaaaaaaagttgcgggagtgtgccccaacatttgtttttttttcggtttctccaaccagaaaatggcatttttcccgtagaattccccatataccTAGCTTTCATCGACATATTCCAATTTATATCGCATAATAATGAACGCAGTGATTTATGCTCAATCCTCTTTCGGATTTTAGAGGATCTATACTACTCGGTTAAGGGgcgggcacaccacctttgaaattaaaatcaaaatttttcattaaaaatttataaatacttatataaattaaccaaatttttattactattcttagacataattacctttattttgatggtttagaccttctatatacctctataatacctacgtatagtagggagtccataattcacttaccgtaagattccagaggaacgaatggcccaaatgagctcaaactctaggatattgtttaaaagtacattagttatggtatgaatgaggggatttggtttaaatttcataggaaaaaagttacatgatcgttatgttaaaattaatcaaaaattgataaaaaaatcagtaatatgcttataaaactttttctatgaaatttaaaccaaatcccctcattcataccataactaatgtacttttaaataatatcctagagtttgagctcatttgggccattcgttcctttgtaatcttacggtaagtgaattatggactctctactatacgtaggtattatagaggtatatagaaggtctaaaaccatcaaaataaaggtaattatgtctaagaatagtaatacaaatttggttcatttatataagtatatatacatttttaatgaaaaattttgattttaatttcaaaggtggcgTGCCCCCTTAATCAAGTACCTCAAGAATTTATAGATGAATGCGTAGTCGCGGCAGCCGAGCGCTGAAAGAATCACCGAGCAGCCTTGCCGTTACTCCACTGAATATGCAAATGGAATTTGGCTCTCCGAGTTTTAAATGCTGACATCGAACTTATATGTTAAACTTCGCGATCGATATAATAAGATCCGTATAAAGGTCCCGTGTGACATTAGTAAGTCCATATACGTTTATgttgatctgatttttttaacgatatacTAATGATTGTTCTATTAATCatataaatgaagaaaatttttacaatacacCAATCGTAAATTAGAGTACCAGAAAACTCGAGTATTGCTGGACAAACAGAGCAAAATATTTCTGCACCTGCCGGTCTGCAGAACGAGTATCTTATATTGTGACAACGGTTTAACGAGGCTCACAACTACATCGGCTCCGTATTCGACTATACAAATCGGTTCGTCTGCTTTGACCTGCCTTCGCCTTCCGATTCCGTCGCGTCGCTTCCATTCGAATTCTATTGCCCTCTCCGTGTCCAGCTCATCAACCCAACTTACCCGGGGACACTTCCTAACTGTAAACAGCTTGCTTTTGACATCTAGTACTCTCCCAAATATATAATACTGTGTGCCAATCGCAAGGACGCTTTCAGTATACGATAACTTGCCAAACTTGCAACGTCGCCTCGAACTTCTCGTAGCAATTAGCGGtttctaattttctttttcgcgtCGGCGTCTCTTTCCTTATATAAGTTATACGTGCGGATATCGCGTTTAAGTGGAATAGTCGTGTTCGATTGTACATCTTTCTATAATATTTGAGTCACTATACGAGTTCGACAATTGTCTTCGCAACAAATTCGAGTGATGCATCATAATTAGATACGCCGGTGCGTTATTTCTTTGATTACATCAGCGATGGGCTTCAAAGATACAAAACGTAAGTTCAAGAACAAATAAATTTACGCGGATTTTAGAGAGACGATGTAGTTGTAAATTCTCTTGACCTAGGAATCGCAGTGCAAAGCTGAGTGTTTTTCCTAAATTTGCACAAAAATAATTAGCATTCAAATGGAGCGCATATTCTAGAAATTGATCACATATGCACGATGCCGTCGAATTGCTTTGCTCTGTTTTCCATGTGTGTGCACTTAGCGTATGTTCACACTCGCTAATAATTGTTTACGCTTTTGACCGTTATAGCATTATACTATCTCGGTATTTAAAATCTATACTTATTTCAATCATTGCTGACCTTTCAGCAATAAGAAACAGGAATCAAACAAAGGAAACAATAG harbors:
- the LOC116416690 gene encoding uncharacterized protein LOC116416690; amino-acid sequence: MRAGSSRDCLCSRRCYCHRRRRREPCRLHVTEERTEAAHAREPSISPAAATHLRGFARPLATAATAATNEGWDSDRGGGGAAAAAAAASVSAAAVAEKFTVPYIADQSNHRTRLRRAHVHFH